From one Gracilibacillus salinarum genomic stretch:
- the rfbB gene encoding dTDP-glucose 4,6-dehydratase encodes MTSKTMLITGGAGFIGSNFIHYFMKKYSNTNILNIDKLTYAGSKHNLSGVAHSPHYQFIHGDIADQHLIQHVFDQYDIHGVIHFAAESHVDRSIEDSSVFIESNILGTATLLQAAKNDWEKKGALTKRRFHHISTDEVYGSLGPDGKFSETTPYDPRNPYSASKASANFLVKSFGHTYGMNTIISSSSNNYGPRQHQEKLIPTIIRKALAGEEIPIYGDGENVRDWLYVHDHCSALDVIYHRGNAQESYNVGGGNERTNIEIARKICAILDVKKPDRKEHLHVKSFQELITFTEDRKGHDRRYAVDDSKLRKQLGWEPKAELDRGMEKTVEWYVKQWNLQKSS; translated from the coding sequence ATGACTAGCAAAACCATGCTTATTACAGGCGGAGCCGGCTTCATCGGCTCCAATTTCATTCACTATTTCATGAAAAAATATTCCAATACAAATATCCTGAACATCGATAAGCTTACATACGCAGGATCGAAGCATAATTTGAGCGGAGTAGCGCATAGTCCCCATTATCAATTTATTCATGGAGATATCGCTGATCAACATTTGATCCAGCATGTATTCGATCAATACGATATACATGGTGTGATCCATTTTGCTGCCGAATCACATGTCGATCGCTCCATCGAAGATTCCAGCGTTTTTATCGAATCAAACATACTAGGGACAGCCACGTTGCTCCAAGCCGCCAAAAATGATTGGGAGAAAAAAGGCGCACTTACCAAGAGACGATTCCATCATATATCTACCGACGAAGTATACGGATCACTAGGTCCAGACGGGAAGTTCTCAGAAACTACGCCATACGATCCACGTAATCCATACAGTGCGTCAAAAGCCAGTGCCAATTTTCTCGTCAAAAGCTTCGGTCATACTTATGGAATGAATACGATTATTTCCTCGAGCTCGAACAACTATGGGCCGAGACAGCATCAAGAAAAGTTGATCCCGACCATTATCCGGAAGGCGTTAGCTGGTGAAGAGATTCCGATCTATGGAGATGGTGAGAACGTACGTGACTGGCTTTATGTACATGATCATTGCAGTGCGCTCGATGTCATCTATCATCGAGGGAATGCACAGGAGAGTTATAATGTTGGCGGTGGAAACGAACGGACAAACATCGAAATAGCTAGAAAAATTTGCGCCATATTAGACGTGAAAAAACCAGACAGGAAAGAACACCTCCATGTCAAGAGCTTCCAGGAGCTCATAACCTTTACCGAGGATCGCAAAGGGCATGACAGGAGATATGCAGTCGATGACAGCAAGCTCCGCAAACAGTTAGGCTGGGAACCGAAAGCAGAGTTGGACCGTGGAATGGAAAAAACCGTGGAATGGTATGTAAAGCAATGGAATCTGCAGAAAAGCAGCTGA
- the rfbA gene encoding glucose-1-phosphate thymidylyltransferase RfbA: MKGIILAGGSGTRLSPSTDSMNKHLLPVFDKPMIYYPLSVLMLAGLKEIMIISTSEDTPRFKKLLGDGKELGITLAYREQTEPKGIPEALTIAEDFIEDDNVTLMLGDNIFYGQGFTTTLRNAIKNHRHATIFGYRVKDPHRFGVVEFDHHKKVLSLEEKPDDPKSDFAVTGLYIYDHRAVQIAKKLQPSARGELEITDLNKEYLKWNHLDVELLGRGFAWMDAGTQQSLFEASEFVKTTQQRQGFKIACLEEIAFYMNYISKEALYEKGKSMEKNDYGQYLIEIAERKHSEQYWDSIDHHPMLGVVEND, translated from the coding sequence ATGAAAGGAATTATCCTTGCGGGAGGAAGCGGGACACGTCTTTCCCCTAGTACTGACAGTATGAATAAGCATTTACTACCTGTTTTTGATAAGCCAATGATCTATTATCCTTTATCTGTACTTATGCTGGCTGGTCTGAAGGAAATCATGATCATCAGTACATCGGAAGATACACCACGTTTTAAAAAGCTGCTTGGTGACGGAAAAGAACTCGGTATTACGTTAGCGTACCGTGAGCAGACCGAGCCAAAAGGGATCCCTGAAGCATTGACAATTGCAGAGGATTTTATTGAAGACGACAACGTCACCCTTATGCTTGGAGACAATATTTTTTACGGGCAAGGGTTTACCACTACCCTGCGCAATGCGATAAAAAATCACCGTCATGCTACGATATTTGGCTATCGCGTGAAGGATCCTCATCGTTTTGGCGTGGTGGAATTTGATCATCACAAGAAAGTATTATCATTAGAAGAAAAGCCTGACGATCCTAAATCCGATTTCGCCGTAACAGGCTTGTACATTTATGATCATCGTGCAGTCCAAATCGCCAAGAAGCTCCAACCATCTGCACGAGGAGAACTCGAAATTACCGATCTGAATAAAGAATATTTGAAATGGAACCATCTCGATGTTGAACTGCTCGGAAGAGGTTTCGCATGGATGGACGCCGGGACCCAGCAGTCGTTATTTGAAGCTTCCGAATTTGTGAAAACAACTCAACAGCGACAAGGCTTCAAAATTGCCTGTCTCGAGGAAATCGCCTTTTACATGAACTACATCTCGAAAGAAGCATTATATGAAAAAGGAAAATCAATGGAAAAGAATGATTATGGCCAGTACCTGATTGAAATTGCCGAGCGCAAGCATTCCGAACAATACTGGGATTCCATCGATCATCATCCAATGTTAGGGGTAGTGGAAAATGACTAG
- a CDS encoding EamA family transporter produces MGYLYIFCTIGFTVYGQLIIKWTMDKQGGLPEVWSEKILFLLQLLLNPWILSGFAAAFLAALSWMAAMSKFDISYAYPFMSLSFVLVFILSIFLFGEPVSTQKIIGFSFIIVGILVMR; encoded by the coding sequence ATGGGATATTTATATATTTTTTGTACGATCGGCTTCACAGTATATGGCCAGCTGATCATCAAATGGACGATGGATAAACAAGGTGGACTTCCGGAAGTATGGTCAGAGAAAATCCTGTTCCTTTTACAATTATTGTTGAATCCCTGGATCTTATCGGGATTCGCAGCTGCTTTTCTGGCAGCGCTCAGCTGGATGGCAGCGATGTCCAAGTTTGATATCAGCTATGCTTATCCGTTTATGAGTCTGTCCTTTGTACTCGTCTTTATCCTGTCTATCTTCCTGTTCGGGGAACCTGTCAGTACGCAGAAAATAATAGGGTTTTCCTTCATTATCGTAGGAATTCTTGTCATGAGGTGA
- the rffA gene encoding dTDP-4-amino-4,6-dideoxygalactose transaminase gives MIPFNKPCLIGTEKEAIQQVLTHQKLSGNGPFGEKCTTWFEEVLGCHKAILTPSCTAALEMTALLTEVAKEDEVIMPSYTFVSTANAFALRGARIRFVDVKPGTMNIDPEQIAKAITNRTKAIVVVHYAGVSCDMDAIMALAAKHNLWVIEDAAQGLMSTYKGKPLGTIGHLGTYSFHETKNYTCGEGGALIVNDRSLVERAEILQEKGTDRSQFVKGMVDKYTWRDLGSSYLLSELNAAYLSVQLDHADSINQDRLRTWHLYQQGLAELAETGYLDLPYIPEDRQHNAHMFYIKTKDKTECSQLIQHLKADGVMAVTHYIPLHSSQAGQQFGEFTGEDHFTTTESERLLRLPLYYGIRKEDVHHVVQSIQQFYQV, from the coding sequence ATGATCCCATTTAATAAACCATGTTTAATCGGAACAGAAAAAGAAGCAATTCAACAAGTATTAACCCACCAGAAACTATCGGGCAATGGTCCGTTTGGCGAAAAATGCACGACCTGGTTTGAAGAAGTCTTAGGATGCCATAAAGCGATCCTCACCCCTTCCTGCACCGCGGCATTGGAGATGACGGCGTTATTGACCGAAGTCGCGAAGGAAGATGAGGTAATTATGCCTTCCTATACGTTTGTTTCGACAGCAAACGCTTTTGCATTACGCGGAGCAAGGATCCGATTCGTTGATGTGAAACCGGGAACGATGAATATCGATCCGGAACAAATTGCCAAAGCGATCACAAATCGAACGAAGGCGATCGTGGTTGTCCATTATGCCGGCGTATCCTGTGATATGGATGCGATCATGGCACTCGCCGCTAAGCACAACCTCTGGGTGATAGAAGATGCGGCACAAGGGCTGATGAGTACCTACAAAGGAAAACCGCTCGGAACGATTGGACACTTGGGTACGTACAGTTTTCATGAGACGAAGAACTATACATGCGGAGAAGGCGGTGCCCTGATCGTCAATGATCGTTCGCTCGTGGAACGGGCTGAAATCCTTCAGGAAAAAGGCACCGATCGCTCCCAATTTGTTAAAGGAATGGTAGACAAATATACGTGGCGTGATCTGGGCTCCTCCTACCTGTTGAGTGAATTGAATGCCGCCTATTTGTCTGTACAGCTTGACCATGCTGACAGCATCAATCAGGATCGATTACGTACGTGGCATTTATATCAGCAAGGTTTAGCGGAACTTGCAGAAACCGGCTATCTCGATCTGCCTTATATCCCGGAAGACCGTCAGCATAATGCACACATGTTTTATATCAAAACAAAAGACAAGACGGAATGCTCCCAGTTAATTCAGCACTTAAAAGCGGATGGTGTCATGGCCGTCACCCATTATATCCCACTCCATTCCTCGCAGGCAGGACAACAATTCGGGGAATTTACCGGTGAGGATCATTTTACCACGACGGAGAGCGAACGACTGCTGCGTCTTCCGCTCTATTACGGAATAAGGAAAGAGGATGTACATCATGTGGTCCAATCTATTCAACAATTTTATCAAGTATAA
- a CDS encoding NADH-dependent flavin oxidoreductase, with product MNPKYNELFTPFTFKNGIELKNRLVMAPMTNFSSNPDGTVTDAEVDYYAHRSKGVSMVITACTYVTPNGKGFPNEFAADSDDMIPSLSKLAKGIQAEGAKAILQIFHGGKMCPPDLVPEGDVVSASNVPAGEGATVPRPLEEKEADDIIKAFGETTRRAIEAGYDGIEIHGANGYLIQQFFSPHSNQRNDRFGGSLEKRMAFPLAIVDEIERVVAEHADDSFIVGYRFSPEEPEENGITMTETLALVDMLADKQLDYLHVSLMDFFSKARRGVENIERSRIDYLLETIDNRVPLMGVGSIYTAEDARKALDTGVPLLALGRGIIIEPNWVQKVAEGKEDEIATEIDKSKQKELVVPDPLWNAIMNAPGWFPGV from the coding sequence ATGAATCCAAAATATAACGAGCTATTCACGCCATTTACATTCAAAAATGGTATCGAATTAAAAAATAGATTAGTAATGGCACCAATGACGAACTTCTCATCAAACCCTGATGGCACGGTAACAGATGCAGAAGTCGATTACTATGCTCACCGCTCGAAAGGCGTAAGCATGGTGATTACAGCCTGTACGTACGTTACACCAAACGGCAAAGGTTTTCCGAATGAATTTGCCGCAGACAGTGATGACATGATCCCAAGCCTGAGCAAATTAGCCAAAGGAATTCAGGCAGAAGGGGCAAAAGCCATTCTGCAAATCTTCCATGGTGGTAAAATGTGTCCACCAGATCTTGTTCCAGAAGGTGATGTTGTCAGCGCAAGTAACGTACCTGCTGGTGAAGGAGCTACCGTCCCTCGTCCATTAGAAGAAAAGGAAGCAGATGACATTATTAAAGCGTTCGGCGAAACGACGCGACGCGCTATTGAGGCAGGTTACGACGGTATAGAAATACATGGGGCAAATGGCTATTTAATTCAACAATTCTTCTCCCCACATTCCAATCAGCGTAATGACCGTTTTGGCGGAAGTCTGGAAAAACGCATGGCCTTTCCACTCGCTATTGTCGATGAAATAGAACGTGTAGTGGCAGAGCATGCCGATGACTCCTTCATTGTCGGCTACCGTTTTTCTCCGGAAGAGCCTGAAGAAAACGGCATTACCATGACAGAAACTCTGGCATTGGTTGACATGTTAGCCGATAAACAACTAGATTATTTACACGTTTCCTTGATGGACTTTTTCTCCAAAGCGAGAAGAGGAGTAGAAAATATCGAACGATCCAGAATCGATTATCTGCTTGAAACCATAGATAATCGTGTCCCACTTATGGGTGTCGGTTCGATCTATACAGCTGAAGATGCACGAAAAGCGTTGGATACAGGTGTGCCACTTCTTGCATTGGGAAGAGGAATCATCATTGAACCAAATTGGGTACAGAAAGTAGCGGAAGGTAAAGAAGACGAAATTGCTACGGAAATCGACAAATCGAAGCAAAAGGAATTAGTCGTACCCGATCCGCTATGGAATGCTATTATGAATGCACCTGGCTGGTTCCCGGGTGTGTAA
- a CDS encoding glycosyltransferase family 2 protein, translated as MESAEKQLISVVVPVYGCETCLIELCDRIKTAILSIPANYEIILINDASPDQAWQTIKRLSSQDDAIKGIDLARNFGQHHAITAGLDDTTGNWVVVMDCDLQDRPEEIPNLYQKALEGYDVVFAKRTVRQDNWFKKKSSQLFYRIYDYLSGQTTDYSTANFSIVEQKVVTNFRKLREQNRYFPLFIKWMGYKNTSIPVRHDARTEGKSSYNLYKLIHLATDAIISQSNKPLRLSIQFGFLISLVSFLYAVYLFCRYFFMDEHVQGWTSVMVSLFFIGGLIFFNFGILGLYIGKIFNETKGRPLYLIREKTDEKEERSDDR; from the coding sequence ATGGAATCTGCAGAAAAGCAGCTGATTTCAGTCGTTGTCCCTGTCTACGGATGCGAAACCTGTCTGATCGAATTATGTGATCGGATCAAAACAGCCATCCTATCGATCCCAGCCAATTACGAGATTATCCTAATAAATGATGCTAGTCCTGATCAAGCATGGCAGACAATCAAACGACTCAGCTCACAGGATGATGCCATTAAAGGTATTGATTTAGCAAGAAATTTCGGCCAGCACCACGCCATTACCGCTGGCCTTGATGATACAACAGGGAATTGGGTGGTCGTCATGGATTGTGATCTCCAGGACCGACCTGAAGAAATCCCGAATCTGTATCAGAAAGCTTTAGAAGGCTATGATGTTGTCTTTGCGAAACGCACGGTCCGTCAAGATAACTGGTTCAAGAAAAAGTCTTCCCAGCTGTTTTACCGGATTTACGATTATCTGAGCGGACAGACGACGGATTATTCCACCGCCAATTTCAGTATCGTCGAGCAGAAAGTGGTCACAAACTTTCGGAAATTGCGAGAGCAGAATCGCTATTTCCCTTTATTTATCAAATGGATGGGGTACAAAAACACAAGCATTCCTGTGCGCCATGATGCCAGAACAGAGGGAAAGTCGTCTTATAATCTGTATAAACTGATTCATTTAGCCACCGATGCGATCATTTCACAGTCGAACAAACCATTGCGGTTATCCATTCAGTTTGGCTTTCTAATTTCCCTTGTTTCCTTTCTCTATGCTGTCTATTTATTTTGCCGCTACTTTTTCATGGATGAGCATGTACAAGGGTGGACCAGTGTGATGGTATCGCTCTTCTTTATAGGCGGCTTGATTTTTTTCAATTTCGGTATACTCGGCCTTTATATCGGCAAAATCTTCAATGAAACCAAAGGCAGACCATTGTATCTCATTCGAGAAAAAACAGATGAAAAAGAAGAACGGAGTGACGATAGATGA
- a CDS encoding GNAT family N-acetyltransferase has translation MTKYLEPTPWDKRNFHIDTFQLKEYSEAALAETDKTEGHFTIKVDPFADTANLKKYGFYYADTLIEPIGKKDKLKQVDQENIQFTHNFHREDILDIAEEAFTGGRFHRDFNIPNHMADTRYRNWVNDLIDKDLILALELHSSMAGFFAYQNDQILLLAMHRDYRGKGLATAFASSCVQEQFRLTGHDTLRTSISPTNPASLNVFISLGFRLNGAVDVYHKLNGTLADGG, from the coding sequence ATGACGAAATATCTTGAACCGACCCCATGGGATAAACGGAATTTTCACATAGATACGTTCCAGCTGAAGGAATATTCCGAAGCAGCATTGGCGGAGACCGACAAAACAGAAGGACATTTCACGATCAAGGTGGATCCTTTTGCAGATACCGCCAATTTAAAAAAGTATGGCTTTTATTACGCGGATACGTTAATAGAACCGATCGGCAAGAAGGATAAACTGAAACAAGTCGATCAGGAAAACATTCAATTCACACATAATTTTCATAGAGAAGACATTCTTGATATCGCTGAAGAAGCATTTACAGGCGGACGATTTCATCGCGACTTCAACATTCCCAATCATATGGCTGATACACGCTACCGCAATTGGGTCAACGACTTGATCGACAAAGATCTCATTCTGGCACTTGAGTTACATAGCAGCATGGCAGGTTTCTTTGCCTATCAGAATGATCAGATCCTGTTGCTTGCCATGCATCGCGATTACCGAGGAAAAGGATTGGCGACCGCCTTTGCCAGCAGCTGTGTACAGGAACAATTCCGTTTAACCGGACACGATACGCTGCGCACTTCGATATCACCGACTAATCCTGCCTCCTTGAACGTCTTTATTTCGCTAGGCTTTCGATTAAACGGGGCAGTAGATGTGTACCACAAATTAAACGGAACACTTGCAGATGGAGGGTAA
- a CDS encoding DUF6044 family protein: MWSNLFNNFIKYKYLCLACLIIIGYLLPYYILGEDTHIRVHDNMDSNIVWYKMLAESGQIFTWTDTLLPNAINGLPRSTLASPFDTVVWLYVAFEPMTAYTISQTIMRFTAFFGMYLLLSRFVFKKDSSQWILAGASLAFALLPFWPSGALSIAGIPLALYLFLTIRKYGKNTPVYLWVVLMLIPFLSNFVLSFVFFLALMGLLWLFDWIRTKQMNGAFFSAIAAMTGLYVVKNYLLITSMFFDAGFTSHREELDLGHNTFERSYQLAWENFLYGHTHDEAHQAYIIIPVILIALLVAMYKSTIQPRLLMTLFTANLAISFWYAFWYWEGWRVVKDHFMVANTFNFSRIHFLDPIIWYVCFALALTILWKYLRFGKLLVVVLVALQCFHLFGLSEELKYSKLHTPTFSEFYSEDLFDEIKSYINKDPSDYRVVSIGMHPTIAQYNGFYTLDTYNNTFPLAYKHEFREVIAGELAKSSTLENYFDSWGGRLYMYSAELGKDYMFTKNEDTSIEELDINTNALKQLGGDYILSAVPIENHQELGLTYEETFENEDSPWEIRLYSLK, translated from the coding sequence ATGTGGTCCAATCTATTCAACAATTTTATCAAGTATAAGTATCTCTGCCTGGCATGCCTGATTATTATCGGCTACCTTCTCCCCTATTATATATTGGGAGAAGATACGCACATCCGGGTCCATGATAATATGGATTCCAATATCGTCTGGTATAAAATGCTGGCCGAAAGTGGTCAGATTTTCACCTGGACAGATACCCTTCTGCCCAATGCGATTAACGGGTTGCCGAGAAGTACGCTCGCTTCCCCGTTTGATACCGTGGTCTGGCTATATGTCGCCTTTGAACCAATGACAGCATATACAATCAGTCAAACGATTATGCGGTTTACCGCTTTCTTTGGTATGTATTTGCTGTTAAGCCGCTTCGTTTTCAAAAAAGATTCCTCGCAATGGATTCTAGCCGGTGCTTCCTTGGCTTTTGCCCTGCTACCGTTTTGGCCATCGGGTGCACTGTCTATCGCAGGTATTCCATTAGCGCTTTATCTGTTTTTGACCATAAGGAAATACGGAAAAAACACACCAGTATATCTCTGGGTTGTGTTAATGCTGATCCCGTTTTTATCTAATTTTGTCTTGAGCTTTGTCTTTTTCCTTGCCTTAATGGGCTTGCTCTGGCTTTTCGACTGGATCCGCACGAAACAAATGAATGGCGCATTCTTCTCAGCAATTGCTGCAATGACAGGCCTTTATGTCGTGAAGAATTACTTGTTAATTACCTCGATGTTTTTTGATGCCGGGTTTACTTCTCATCGTGAGGAGCTTGACCTTGGTCACAACACATTTGAGCGAAGTTACCAATTAGCCTGGGAGAATTTCCTCTATGGCCATACCCATGACGAGGCGCATCAGGCTTATATTATCATCCCTGTTATTTTAATCGCGCTGTTAGTCGCCATGTACAAAAGCACGATACAGCCACGCCTTTTGATGACATTATTCACAGCAAATCTTGCCATCTCCTTCTGGTATGCCTTTTGGTATTGGGAAGGCTGGCGTGTAGTGAAAGATCATTTCATGGTTGCCAACACCTTTAATTTTTCCAGGATACATTTCCTGGACCCGATTATTTGGTACGTTTGTTTTGCATTGGCGCTGACTATTTTGTGGAAATACTTACGATTCGGAAAACTGCTTGTGGTTGTGTTAGTAGCCTTACAATGCTTTCATCTGTTCGGCCTTTCGGAGGAACTGAAATACAGTAAGCTGCATACGCCTACCTTTTCCGAATTCTACTCGGAGGATCTGTTTGACGAGATTAAAAGCTATATTAATAAGGATCCATCTGATTATCGAGTTGTCAGTATTGGCATGCATCCAACCATCGCCCAATATAACGGCTTCTATACACTCGATACTTACAATAACACGTTTCCATTAGCGTACAAACACGAATTCAGAGAAGTGATCGCTGGCGAACTTGCCAAAAGCTCTACGTTGGAAAATTATTTCGATTCATGGGGTGGCAGACTTTATATGTATTCTGCAGAGCTTGGAAAGGATTATATGTTTACCAAAAATGAAGATACGTCCATTGAAGAGCTGGATATCAACACCAACGCCCTGAAGCAGCTTGGCGGCGATTATATTTTATCAGCGGTGCCAATTGAGAATCATCAGGAACTGGGGCTGACATATGAAGAAACGTTTGAAAATGAGGACTCGCCTTGGGAGATACGGCTTTATTCGTTAAAGTAA